The Pedobacter mucosus genome window below encodes:
- a CDS encoding mandelate racemase/muconate lactonizing enzyme family protein, with product MKITHTEIYRFSIPMEPFVIATGTMHFAQNVLIRIHTDAGIHGIGECSAFPMIVGETQDTCIAMAKDFAAIWIGKDPLEIPERMNDLLGYADQNATIKSAFDMALFDIAAKHAGLPLYKFLGGQKRTIETDMTIGIDTPEGMAQTALKYKSKGCTIIKIKLGKKIHDDIERVKHIRAAVGGETTLRLDANQGWSFDDALFALGALEKYNIEFCEQPMRTWYDDKLPELNINSPIKLMADESCYNHHDARKLINSQSTTYLNIKFSKSGGILEAQKIHEEALQKGVKCMIGSMLESRIALSANLHFALASPNIEFFDLDTALLGHLVDPVIGGLTYNGYFLDVPETIGIGAEPDEVFLKTCESWTI from the coding sequence ATGAAAATCACCCACACCGAGATATATCGCTTTAGTATCCCAATGGAACCTTTTGTTATTGCAACAGGTACCATGCATTTCGCACAAAATGTACTGATTAGAATCCATACCGATGCTGGCATCCATGGTATTGGCGAATGCTCTGCTTTCCCTATGATTGTTGGCGAAACGCAGGATACTTGTATTGCCATGGCAAAAGATTTCGCCGCAATCTGGATTGGAAAAGATCCATTGGAAATTCCTGAAAGGATGAATGATTTATTAGGTTATGCCGATCAAAACGCAACCATTAAAAGTGCTTTTGATATGGCCTTATTTGATATCGCTGCTAAGCATGCTGGCCTGCCATTATATAAATTTCTTGGCGGACAAAAGCGTACCATCGAAACCGATATGACCATTGGAATTGATACACCTGAAGGCATGGCGCAAACTGCTTTGAAATATAAAAGCAAAGGTTGCACCATTATAAAAATCAAACTGGGCAAAAAAATTCACGACGATATTGAACGTGTAAAACACATTAGAGCTGCCGTTGGTGGTGAAACAACATTACGCTTAGATGCAAATCAAGGCTGGAGCTTCGATGATGCTTTGTTTGCTTTGGGAGCACTAGAAAAGTATAATATTGAATTCTGCGAGCAACCCATGCGGACTTGGTACGATGATAAACTACCTGAATTAAACATCAATTCGCCAATAAAATTGATGGCTGATGAGAGCTGTTACAATCACCATGATGCCCGAAAATTAATTAATAGTCAGTCTACTACTTATTTAAACATCAAATTTTCAAAATCTGGTGGCATTTTAGAAGCACAAAAAATCCATGAAGAAGCTTTGCAAAAAGGTGTTAAATGTATGATAGGAAGTATGTTGGAAAGCCGAATTGCCTTAAGCGCCAATTTGCATTTTGCTTTGGCAAGCCCGAACATCGAATTCTTTGATCTTGATACAGCTTTATTAGGTCATTTAGTAGATCCAGTAATTGGTGGTCTAACTTACAACGGCTACTTTCTTGATGTACCAGAAACCATTGGAATTGGTGCAGAACCCGATGAAGTATTTCTAAAAACTTGTGAAAGTTGGACGATTTAG